In one Nicotiana tomentosiformis chromosome 6, ASM39032v3, whole genome shotgun sequence genomic region, the following are encoded:
- the LOC104092665 gene encoding uncharacterized protein, with protein sequence MKGAIKVANKNIKRILRKTVDNHRQWHEKLPFALLGYQTTMRTSIGVTPYMLVYDSEAVIPAKVEILFLRVIQEAKLDDAKWIRVMQEQLMLIDEKGMDAVCHGKLYQNRMASTFNKKVKPRQFTPGQLVLKKIFPHQEEAKGKFAPSWQGPYVVHRELLGIALILAEMDGRVNTNPINLDVIKRYYV encoded by the coding sequence ATGAAAGGGGCAATCAAGgtagccaacaagaatatcaagaggattcTACGTAAGACAGTGGACAATCacagacaatggcacgagaaactaccTTTCGCTTTACTGGGTTATCAGACTACCATGAGAACATCTATCGGAGTAACGCCGTACATGTTGGTATACGACAGTGAAGCTGTGATACCCGCAAAGGTTGAGATACTGTTTTTAAGAGTCATTCAAGAGGCAAAATTGGACGACGCAAAGTGGATACGGGTCATGCAGgaacaactcatgctcattgatgaAAAAGGAATGGATGCAGTATGTCATGGTAAGCTATATCAGAACAGGATGGCTAGCACATTTAACAAGAAAGTGAAGCCTcgccaattcacaccggggcagctggttttgaagaaaatctttccccatcaagaagaagccaaaggaaagttcgcaccaagctggcaaggtccttacgtggttcacCGAGAACTGTTGGGTATAGCTTtaatcttggcagaaatggatggaagagtcAACACGAATCCTATCAACTTAGACGtgatcaagagatactatgtttga